From a single Candoia aspera isolate rCanAsp1 chromosome 2, rCanAsp1.hap2, whole genome shotgun sequence genomic region:
- the PIAS2 gene encoding E3 SUMO-protein ligase PIAS2 isoform X3: MADFEELRNMVSSFRVSELQVLLGFAGRNKSGRKHDLLMRALHLLKSGCSPAVQIKIRELYRRRYPRTIEGLSDLSAIKSSVFNLDSSSSPVEPDLAVPGLHPVPSTSVTPQSPSSPLSTVLLQDTKPHFEMQQPPPSVPPVHPDVQLKNLPFYDVLDVLIKPTSLVQSSIQRFQEKFFIFALTPQQVREICISRDFLPGGRRDYTVQVQLRLCLAETSCPQEDNYPSSLCIKVNGKLFPLPGYAPPPKNGIEQKRPGRPLNITSLVRLSSAVPNQISISWASEIGKNYSMSVYLVRQLTSAMLLQRLKMKGIRNPDHSRALIKEKLTADPDSEIATTSLRVSLMCPLGKMRLTIPCRAGTCTHLQCFDAALYLQMNEKKPTWICPVCDKKATYENLILDGLFMEILNECSDVDEIKFQEDGSWCPMRPKKEALKVVGPQCPKIEILHAPGSALISKQCSTPIGEVSKKKVDVIDLTVESSSDDEEDAPPKRKCIYMSDTQASPTKGVLMYQPAAVRVPGVSTVDSTAIAPSLTDYPVPFHHPPISSISSDLPGLDLLSLIPVDPQVRALTASDQLLTSTET, from the exons AATATGGTATCAAGTTTTCGGGTGTCTGAACTGCAAGTGTTGCTGGGTTTTGCTGGACGTAATAAAAGTGGGCGCAAACATGACCTCCTGATGAGGGCATTGCACTTGCTGAAGAGTGGCTGTAGCCCAGCAGTTCAGATCAAGATACGGGAACTCTACAGGCGCCGGTATCCCAGGACAATAGAAGGTCTTTCTGACTTATCTGCTATAAAGTCTTCAGTTTTCAACTTGGATAGTAGCTCTTCTCCAGTGGAACCTGATTTAGCTGTGCCCGGACTGCATCCAGTTCCTTCAACTTCGGTCACTCCTCagtctccttcctctcctcttaGTACGGTGCTACTTCAGGACACAAAGCCTCACTTTGAGATGCAGCAGCCACCTCCTTCAGTTCCTCCAGTGCATCCTGATGTTCAGCTGAAGAATCTCCCATTTTACGATGTACTTGATGTTCTCATCAAGCCTACCAGCTTAG TACAGAGCAGTATTCAGAGATTCCAGGAGaagttctttatttttgctttaacacCTCAACAAGTCAGAGAAATCTGCATTTCCAG GGACTTTTTGCCTGGAGGCAGAAGAGATTACACTGTGCAGGTTCAATTGAG GCTATGCCTAGCAGAAACAAGCTGCCCTCAAGAGGATAACTACCCCAGTAGTTTATGCATAAAAGTAAATGGGAAGCTCTTTCCGTTGCCG GGATATGCTCCTCCACCTAAAAATGGAATTGAACAAAAGAGGCCTGGACGTCCCTTGAATATTACATCTCTAGTTAGACTATCTTCTGCAGTGCCAAACCAGATATCTATATCCTGGGCATCTGAAATTGGAAAG AATTACTCAATGTCTGTGTATCTTGTGCGCCAGCTCACTTCAGCAATGTTGCTACAGAGGCTAAAAATGAAAGGTATTAGAAATCCTGATCATTCCCGGGCACTAA ttAAAGAAAAACTCACCGCTGACCCAGATAGCGAAATCGCTACAACCAGCCTTCGGGTATCACTGATGTGTCCT CTGGGGAAAATGAGGCTGACAATTCCCTGCCGTGCCGGTACTTGTACTCACCTGCAGTGCTTTGATGCTGCCCTCTATCttcaaatgaatgaaaagaagCCCACGTGGATCTGTCCTGTGTGTGACAAGAAAGCAACATACGAAAATCTCATCCTGGATGG GCTCTTTATGGAAATTTTGAATGAATGTTCAGATGTTGATGAGATCAAGTTCCAGGAGGACGGTTCCTGGTGCCCCATGAGGCCAAAGAAGGAGGCCTTGAAAGTTGTTGGCCCACAGTGCCCCAAAATAGAAA TTTTGCATGCTCCAGGTTCTGCCCTGATCAGCAAGCAGTGCTCTACCCCCATTGGTGAAGTCAGCAAGAAGAAGGTGGATGTCATTGACCTCACCGTTGAAAGCTCATCTGATGACGAGGAAGACGCACCGCCTAAACGGAAGTGCATATATATGTCGGACACACAAGCAAGTCCCACTAAAGG GGTGCTCATGTATCAGCCGGCAGCTGTACGAGTCCCGGGGGTCAGCACAGTGGATTCTACTGCTATTGCACCATCATTAACAGACTATCCTGTGCCATTCCATCATCCACCAATATCAAGTATTTCATCCGACTTGCCTG GTTTGGATTTGCTTTCTTTAATCCCGGTTGATCCGCAGGTAAGGGCCTTAACTGCTTCTGATCAGCTTTTAACATCCACAGAAACATGA